A stretch of DNA from Acidobacteriota bacterium:
GACGACGATGAAGGAGCCGCACTGGCTCAAAGGCGACTACCCGCCGGTCGACTACCAGTCGATCAGCTATTACTCGGCTCCGAAGAAGAAGCCGAAGCTCGAAAGCCTCGACGAGGTCGACCAGGAACTGCTCGACACGTTCAACAAACTCGGGATCTCGCTGGAAGAACAGAAGCGGCTGACCGGTGTCGCGGTCGATGCCGTCTTCGACAGCGTTTCGGTGGCGACGACTTTTCGCGAAGAGCTGGCGAAGATGGGAATCATCTTCTGCTCCTTCTCCGATGCGGTCCGCAATCATCCCGAGCTCGTCCAGAAGTACCTCGGATCGGTCGTCCCGTATACCGACAACTTCTTTGCGACTCTCAACTCGGCAGTCTTCAGCGACGGATCGTTCTGCTACATCCCGAAGGGTGTGCGCTGTCCGATGGAGCTCTCGACGTATTTCCGGATCAACACCGCCGGAACGGGTCAGTTCGAGCGAACGCTGATCATCGCCGACGAGGGAAGCCATGTGAGCTACCTGGAGGGTTGTACCGCGCCACGGCGTGACGAGAATCAGCTTCACGCGGCAGTCGTCGAGCTGGTCGCTCTACCGGGCGCAACAATCAAGTACTCGACGGTTCAGAACTGGTATCCCGGCGACAAGCAGGGGCGGGGCGGCATCTACAACTTCGTCACCAAGCGCGGCAAGGCATTCGAGAAAGCGCGCGTTTCGTGGACGCAGGTCGAGACCGGCTCGGCGATCACGTGGAAATACCCGAGCTGCATTCTTCAGGGCGACGACTCGGTCGGGGAGTTCTACTCGGTTGCGCTGACGAACAATTACCAGCGGGCCGACACCGGTACGAAGATGATCCACATCGGCAAGAACACCCGAAGCACGATCATTTCGAAGGGTATCTCCGCGGGCCACGGTCAGAATACATATCGAGGCCTCGTCCAGATCATGAAGGGCGCGGACAACGCGCGTAACTTCTCGCAGTGCGATTCCCTGCTGATCGGCGACGAGTGTGGGGCCCACACCTTTCCGAACATCGAGGTGAGAAACTCGACCGCTCAGATGGAGCACGAGGCAACGACCTCGAAGATCGGTGAAGATCAGCTCTTCTACTGCCAGCAGCGCGGTCTCTCGGCTGAGGACGCCGTTGGCATGATCGTCAACGGATTCTGCAAGGAAGTCTTCAATGAGCTCCCGATGGAGTTCGCGGTCGAGGCGACCAAGCTTCTCGGACTGAGCCTCGAGGGCAGCGTGGGTTAGAAGCAGGGGGTCAGGGATCAGGGATCAGGGGTCAGCGCATATCCGGCACGGCCGGCTCGGCCAATCCAGTACGTAGGTTCGATTTCCGGGACAGGCGCGTGGTCCAACGTCGTGCCCGACCGCGACGGCGTCATTGCCCGCGTTGCGCGTGGAGAAACAGGCCCACGTAAAAGACGCTCCTAGGTTGTCATCCCGGGCGTGCGCTGATCCCTGATCCCTGATCCCTCTGATAAAGTCTGCCCGCGTGAGCACGAGTGCAACGATCTTCGCGACGCTGGTGGCGTATCAGCTCGCGCTCATCGCGATCGGACTCTGGGCGAGCCGGCGGACGCACGACGAAGGGGATTTCTTCCTTGGTGGACGACAGCTCGGGGGGTGGGTCGCTGCGCTGAGCGCGTCGGCGAGCTCGTCATCCGCCTGGACTCTGCTGGGTGTGAGCGGCGCGGCGTACGCCTGGGGATTGTCGGCGATCTGGCTTTTTCCTGCGACGGTCGGGGGATTTCTGCTCAACTGGTTCGTCATCGCGCCCCGTCTGATGAAAGCGAGCCGGGCTGATGGCAGCCTCACTCTGACGCAATTTGTGGCCGGATCGGGCAGCTGGAGCCGGAGGATCCGTCTCCTCAGCTCGTTCGTGATCGTTTTCTCGTTCCTCTTCTACATCGCGGCCCAGTTCCAGGCTGCCGGTCTGGCGTTCGCGGCGAGCTTCGGGCTATCCGCGCACATCAGCATCGCGATCGGCGTCGCGGTCGTCGTTGCATACACTCTCCTCGGTGGGTTCTGGGCGGTGAGTGTCACGGATAGTCTCCAGGGTCTGCTCATGGTGTCGACTGCCGTGATCCTTCCGATTGCGGCGTTGATCGCGGTGGGAGGTCCGGGGGCGCTGGCGGAATCGTTCGCGGAAGGCGGCGGCGTATTCGGTCCGCGCGCCGGAATCGTCGCGCTCGGCTTCGTCATGGGAACGCTCGGAATCGGTCTCGGCTATCCGGGTCAGCCGCATGTGGTCAACCGTTTCATGGCGCTCCGGGACGAAGCCAGCCTTCGCGGCGGGAGAGCGATCTCGATTACCTGGGCGGTACTGATCTACGCCGGCATGCTGGTCACGGGATGGTGTGGAAGGATCCTGCTCGAGGCTGGTCCGGATGGAGAGGAGATCCTCTTCACCGTTGCAGCCGCGGTACTTCCCGCGATTCTCGCCGGAATCATGACGGCAGCGGTGCTCTCGGCGATCATGTCGACGGCCGACAGCCAGCTTCTGGTGGCCTCCTCTTCGATCATCATCGACATTCGCCGGGAAAGGCCCGCCGATGGCGCCCGAGGAACTGCGAGCTCGCGGTCGGTCGTCCTGGCCGTCAGTGTCGTCGCCATGCTGGTGGCGATGTTCGCTCCGGCAACGATTTTCAGCCGGGTGCTTTTCGCGTGGCACGCGATCGGGTCCGCCTTCGGGCCGATTCTGATTCTGAAGCTGTTCGGACGGAGGATCGAGGGCGCCGTGGCGTTCGCGTCGATGGCGATCGGATTCGGACTGACCGTGATCTTCTACCTCCTTCCGAACACTCCTGGTGACTGGCTGGAGCGGCTGGTTCCGCTCGCCGCCGCAATGCTCGTCGGCCTCGCCGGCAGCGGTCGCGGCAACCTTGAAAATAGTCATTGATTATGGTTGAAATCTGCCGCATATTATTGCCGCAGTCAGGGCGTCTCCGGCGTCCGGCCTCGACCACCGGCGACCGGGGTCCCGTTCGAAAGGATCTAACGCATGTTGCTGGTGAAGACGAAACTCGGTGTGAGCTCCATTCATGGCATCGGACTCTTTGCAGATCAGTTCATCCCGAAAAACACGGTGATCTGGAGGTACGACCCGGCCGTCGACCTCAAGCTGACCCCAGGCCAGATCGAATCTCTGGCCGAATCCTGCCGGGAGCAGATCCGAAAGTACACTTATCGCGAGTTTCACTCCGATATGTATGTACTTTGCGGTGACGACGCGCGGTTTTTCAATCACGCGCCCGCGATCGCGAACTGCATCGACGTTCAGAACGGGTCACTCGAAGGGGACGTGACCCTCGCGCTTCGGGATATCGAGGAGGGTGAAGAGCTCACCTGCGATTACGCGATGTTCGACATGGACCTGATCGAGGGGCGATACAGGATCTGAGGGCGGGTTGGAGGTTGGAGGTTGGAGGTACACGACTCGCGAGATCAAACACTCGTCATCCTGAGCAAGTACACCGGGGCCAAAAGGCCTCGTGGGATCGGAGATGAACCCCGGAAATGTGACCCTGGCGCGGAGCGCTGGTTCCGTGAGGCCGGGCACGGGCGCGGGCACGGGCACGGGAAAGACCTCGCGAACGGATGTTTCATTAGGCGCAAGTGACCGGTGCCTTGCGCCGGTGAAACGGAAATGACACCCGTGAGTGCAGAAACAACCGCACTCGCGTACTCAAACCGACGTCATCCTGAGCGGGCGGTCGGGCGGGCAGGCGAAGGACCTCGCAGGTTGGGACATCAGCCCAAGCGAGGCGCTGCAAGTGGGTCGAAATCCAACAATTCGTGGTCGTTTCATCCTGAGCCGCCGAAGGACGTCGAAGGATCTGGGGGAGGGTCCGTGAGTCAACGTGCCCGCGCCTGAAGCTTTGATTCATGATCCCCGCCCAGATTCTTCGCCCGTGCTGCGCCGGGCTCAGAATGACGTGGGTTAGTATCCCGAGCCCCGAGCCCCAAACCTCCAACTTCAAACCTCCAACCTCCAACCTGTTTTTCACAACACTCCGGAGCGGAACGCTTCCTTCCCTGCGTAGAAAGCGGCATCCCCGAGCTCTTCCTCGATGCGGAGCAGCTGGTTGTACTTGGCTATCCGATCGCTTCGCGATGCCGACCCGGTCTTGATCTGGCCGGCGTTGGTCGCGACGGCGAGATCGGCGATCGTCGAGTCTTCCGTTTCACCTGAGCGGTGCGAGATGACGGACCGGTACGCCGCCCGTTTCGCCATCTCGATCGCCTCGAGGGTTTCGGTCAGCGTCCCGATCTGATTCACCTTGATGAGGATCGCGTTGGCGATACCCTTCTCGATCCCTTCCCTCAGGATCTCGGGATTGGTGACGAAGAGGTCATCGCCGACGAGCTGGGTACTCTCTCCGAGTGAATCGGTCAGCGTCTTCCATCCGCCCCAGTCTTCCTCGGCCATCCCGTCCTCGATCGAAACGATCGGATACTTCTTCCGCAGACCGGCGAGATACGCGACCATCTCGTCACTGGAGAGATTCTTAGACTCGCCCGCCAGGGCGTATTTCTTTTTTTTGAAAAACTCGGACGATGCGACGTCGAGACCGAGCCAGATCTGATCGGCGGGTCGATAGCCCGCCTTTTCGATCGCACGAAGAATCAGATCGAGCGCTTCGGCGTTCGATTTCAGATTCGGAGCGAAGCCGCCTTCGTCACCGACCGCGACGCTGTGGCCGGCAGCGTCGAGAATCTTCTTCAGATGATGAAAGGTCTCGACCCCGGCGCGGAGCGCCTCGGAGAACGTGTCGAATCCCGCCGGGATGATCATGAACTCCTGAACGTCGAGGTTGTTGTTGGCGTGCGCTCCGCCGTTGATTACGTTCAACATCGGCACCGGCAGAGTCCGGGCACCCGGTCCACCGAGATAGAGGAAGGTCGGAAGGCCAGCGGATTCGGCAGCAGCTCGGGCCACCGCCAGTGAGACGCCGAGAAGCGCGTTCGCACCGAGCGATTCCTTGTTGCCGGTGCCGTCCATCTCCAGCATGAGGAGATCGATCATCGCCTGTTCGCGAGCGTCCATCCCTTCGATCTCGGCGGCGATCTTTTCATTTACGTTCCGGACGGCCGTTCTGACTCCACGCCCGAGGTAGCGGCTCTTGTCTCCATCCCTCAGCTCGAGCGCTTCCCGCTTTCCGGTGGAAGCGCCCGAAGGAACTGCAGCGCGGCCGATCGCGCCGGAATCGAGCACAACGTCCACTTCGATGGTCGGGTTGCCGCGAGAATCGAGAATCTCCCTGGCGAAAATCTCCTGGATGATGAACATGGGCGGATTCTAACTGAAGAGTGAAGGGTGAAGAGTGAAGAGTGAAAGAGAAGAGTGAAGAGTGAAGGGTGAAGAGTGAAGGGGTGGAAAAAGGCGATGCCTGCCTCCTCTCATCCTTTTTCTTTTCACACTTCGGTCTTACTTCTTAACTGGAAAAGGATCAACCTTGGTTGAGCCGTTTTCACTCTTCACTCTTCACCCTTCACTCTTCTCCCGTAGAATGCGCGGCTCATGTCGACCGAGATCCGATCCGAGGCGCGGCGTCTGATGAAGCTTGCACTTCCGCTTGCTGCGGCGCAGGCGGGATCACAGCTGATGGGTCTGGTGGATGTCGCCGTGCTCGGCCGCTACGGCGCGGTCGAGCTCGCGGCATCCGGACTCGGAAACGCGATCTTCTTTTCGCTGTCGGTGATCGGACTCGGCCTGATCATGGGGATCGATCCGATGATCGCTCAGGCGGTCGGGGCCGGAAAACCCGATCGCGCGCGGATGATCGGATGGCAGGGGGCATGGCTCTCGATTCCGATCACGATCGTCCTGATGCTGCTGATGATGGCGGGAGCCGCGCTGCTTCCGCGGATCGGTATCGAGGACGAACTGATCGGCCCGTCTCGTACGTATCTGCTCCTGCGATCTCTGAGTCTTTTTCCCTTCCTGGCCTATTACGTCGTCCGGGCGTGGCTGCAGGCAGTCGACATCACCCGGCCGCTGGTGACGGCCGTCGTGGTGGCGAACGTGGTGAACCTCGTGTCGGACATTCTGCTGATATTCGGGGGTGCCGGGCTTCCTGCCTGGACGGGTCCGTTGCGATCGATTCCCGAGATGGGCATCGCCGGAGCGGGTCTGACGACGGTCGTCAGCGCGCTGGTCCAGCTGGCGATCGTCGTCCGGGGGGCGAGGGTATCCGTCGAGCCGGAGGGTGCGAGGAGATTGAGGCGAGATGAGATCGCGACGGCTATGAAAGTCGGCGTTCCGGTCTCGCTGCAGATGACCGCCGAGGTTGGAGTGTTTGCGTTCGTCGGCATTCTGGCAGCCCGGCTGGGGACGATCGACCTCGCGACTCACCAGGTCGTCATCCAGCTGGCGGCCTTCACCTACACGGTCGCATTCGGGATCGCGATGGCCGCCTCCGTGCGGGTCGGCGCGGCGATCGGTGCGGCAGATCATGCGCTCACGAGGCTCGCCGGCCGGCTTTCATTCATCCTCGGCGGCGGAGTGATGGGAGTGATGGCGGCTTTTTTCGCGACGACTCCGGGACCGCTGGCGCGGCTCATGACCAACCAGCCGGCGATTCTCGTTCCGGCAACGACTCTTCTCGTCGTGGCCGCGTGGTTCCAGCTCTCCGACGGGATCCAGGCGGTCGGGGCGGGCGCGCTTCGAGGCGCGGGCGACACCAAGTTCACGTTCTACGCGAATGTCGTGGGGCACTGGATGATCGGAATGCCGATCGCGTTCTGGCTCGGGTTTCGTCAGGGGATGGGGATCCACGGGCTGTGGTGGGGACTCTGCGCCGGACTGACCGTGGTTGCGGTGGTGCTGTTCGTACGGTTCGAGTGGCTGGCGAGGGTACGGATTGATCCGATCGAGGGTTTGCGGAGGGAGCGCTGAGGGCCGAGAGAGCTGGCCTGCCCGGCTGGACTCGAACCAGCGACCTACGGTTTAGAAGACCGTTGCTCTATCCGCTGAGCTACGGGCAGGTGAATGGGGTGGGTAATGGGACTCGAACCCACGACCTTCGGAGCCACAATCCGACGTTCTAACCACCTGAACTATACCCACCGCAAGATGATCGTCTCAAAGCTAAGGTGGTCGGGGCGAGAGGATTCGAACCTCCGACCCCCTGCTCCCAAAGCAGGTGCGCTACCAGGCTGCGCTACACCCCGATCCCTGTGGCGCCACCCTCAACACGACCCCGCTGCCGACCATTCCGATCGGTCAGGTGGCGTGGACGCTTCCCGGCT
This window harbors:
- a CDS encoding sodium/proline symporter, producing MSTSATIFATLVAYQLALIAIGLWASRRTHDEGDFFLGGRQLGGWVAALSASASSSSAWTLLGVSGAAYAWGLSAIWLFPATVGGFLLNWFVIAPRLMKASRADGSLTLTQFVAGSGSWSRRIRLLSSFVIVFSFLFYIAAQFQAAGLAFAASFGLSAHISIAIGVAVVVAYTLLGGFWAVSVTDSLQGLLMVSTAVILPIAALIAVGGPGALAESFAEGGGVFGPRAGIVALGFVMGTLGIGLGYPGQPHVVNRFMALRDEASLRGGRAISITWAVLIYAGMLVTGWCGRILLEAGPDGEEILFTVAAAVLPAILAGIMTAAVLSAIMSTADSQLLVASSSIIIDIRRERPADGARGTASSRSVVLAVSVVAMLVAMFAPATIFSRVLFAWHAIGSAFGPILILKLFGRRIEGAVAFASMAIGFGLTVIFYLLPNTPGDWLERLVPLAAAMLVGLAGSGRGNLENSH
- a CDS encoding MATE family efflux transporter; this encodes MSTEIRSEARRLMKLALPLAAAQAGSQLMGLVDVAVLGRYGAVELAASGLGNAIFFSLSVIGLGLIMGIDPMIAQAVGAGKPDRARMIGWQGAWLSIPITIVLMLLMMAGAALLPRIGIEDELIGPSRTYLLLRSLSLFPFLAYYVVRAWLQAVDITRPLVTAVVVANVVNLVSDILLIFGGAGLPAWTGPLRSIPEMGIAGAGLTTVVSALVQLAIVVRGARVSVEPEGARRLRRDEIATAMKVGVPVSLQMTAEVGVFAFVGILAARLGTIDLATHQVVIQLAAFTYTVAFGIAMAASVRVGAAIGAADHALTRLAGRLSFILGGGVMGVMAAFFATTPGPLARLMTNQPAILVPATTLLVVAAWFQLSDGIQAVGAGALRGAGDTKFTFYANVVGHWMIGMPIAFWLGFRQGMGIHGLWWGLCAGLTVVAVVLFVRFEWLARVRIDPIEGLRRER
- the eno gene encoding phosphopyruvate hydratase, with protein sequence MFIIQEIFAREILDSRGNPTIEVDVVLDSGAIGRAAVPSGASTGKREALELRDGDKSRYLGRGVRTAVRNVNEKIAAEIEGMDAREQAMIDLLMLEMDGTGNKESLGANALLGVSLAVARAAAESAGLPTFLYLGGPGARTLPVPMLNVINGGAHANNNLDVQEFMIIPAGFDTFSEALRAGVETFHHLKKILDAAGHSVAVGDEGGFAPNLKSNAEALDLILRAIEKAGYRPADQIWLGLDVASSEFFKKKKYALAGESKNLSSDEMVAYLAGLRKKYPIVSIEDGMAEEDWGGWKTLTDSLGESTQLVGDDLFVTNPEILREGIEKGIANAILIKVNQIGTLTETLEAIEMAKRAAYRSVISHRSGETEDSTIADLAVATNAGQIKTGSASRSDRIAKYNQLLRIEEELGDAAFYAGKEAFRSGVL
- a CDS encoding SET domain-containing protein, with translation MLLVKTKLGVSSIHGIGLFADQFIPKNTVIWRYDPAVDLKLTPGQIESLAESCREQIRKYTYREFHSDMYVLCGDDARFFNHAPAIANCIDVQNGSLEGDVTLALRDIEEGEELTCDYAMFDMDLIEGRYRI
- the sufB gene encoding Fe-S cluster assembly protein SufB, with the translated sequence MSSTEQIPAALTESEQIQALTEQDYKYGFVSDIESDTLPPGLNEEVVREISRRKNEPEFMLEWRLKAYRHWTTMKEPHWLKGDYPPVDYQSISYYSAPKKKPKLESLDEVDQELLDTFNKLGISLEEQKRLTGVAVDAVFDSVSVATTFREELAKMGIIFCSFSDAVRNHPELVQKYLGSVVPYTDNFFATLNSAVFSDGSFCYIPKGVRCPMELSTYFRINTAGTGQFERTLIIADEGSHVSYLEGCTAPRRDENQLHAAVVELVALPGATIKYSTVQNWYPGDKQGRGGIYNFVTKRGKAFEKARVSWTQVETGSAITWKYPSCILQGDDSVGEFYSVALTNNYQRADTGTKMIHIGKNTRSTIISKGISAGHGQNTYRGLVQIMKGADNARNFSQCDSLLIGDECGAHTFPNIEVRNSTAQMEHEATTSKIGEDQLFYCQQRGLSAEDAVGMIVNGFCKEVFNELPMEFAVEATKLLGLSLEGSVG